The genomic stretch TTTTACACGTCCGGTACGCAGTTGACAGGACGCCAAAGACGCCCACACATCAGACTCTGCGGGCTTGATCCCAAGATATTTCTTGTAAGCCATAATGGCCGCGTTATAGTCACCCTTTATAAAATATTGAAAACCTTCAGCATACAGCTCTTCAACATTTTCGTCGTTCATCTCGATCCCTGCGGAAACATTGCGGCTTTCAGCGCTGTGCTGTTCAGCAGGCGTGAATGCACGCAAAGATTTTCGCGCGATCTCGCCTAAATTACCGCTGGGATCCAATTTAATCACTGCCTTAAAGCATCTGGAGGCATTGTCCGCATCATTCTGAGCCATGTACACTTTGCCTAAACCCAAATAGGCGCGCGGCTCTTTGGGCGATAATGAGATCACACGCTCAAAAATGCGGATGGCCTCAGGATAGTTCTTTTCAATGCTGTGAACAGCTGCTAAATTGACCAAAGCCAAAATGTTGCTGTTCTGCAGCAACAACCCCTCACGCAAAAAATGAAGTGATTGCTGGAACTGGCGTATTTTTGAATAGATACTCCCCAGAACGAAATAGGCACGCACATAGACCGGACAGACGCGTAGAGTGTCTAGGCATAGCTCCAACCCTTGGTTTAAATTTTTCATCTCCAGGTTCACCAGCGCCAGATTGTAGTAATAATCCGGTTCATCCGGATTCATCTCCAGTGCTTTTCGCCAGAGCACGATGGCTTTGTCATAAGCCCTGCTACGGGCCAATGCCAAGGCCTCTTTATTGAGATTTTCCGCCTCTACGCTGGGTCGCTGCTGATACCAAGTCAATACTATCTTTTGACCTTCCGCTTCCTTGACATCAATGCGAAAGGCCTGTCCGCGATATTTTTCTTTGAGCAGTTGAAATAGTTCTGTGAGGTTTTGACCGGTCTTAAGGTTAACTTGAGGATAGCTTTTCACCAATTCGGCGGTATCGAAGGTCACAACATAGGTCTTTAATGACTCTGAAGCTGTCATACTGTCCAACATCGGTTGCGTAAAGGTGACTATTTCAGGGCTTTAAAGAATCTTGTACGCCAGAGGGGACTCGAACCCATAACCTTTGGCTCCGGAGGCCAACGCTCTGTCCAGTTGAGCTACTGGCGCATAAGTAAGATCAAGAGTTGCCGGCTGACTGCTTTCGTGCGGCCTGCAGCGTATTTTTCAGCAGCATGGCGATGGTCATCGGTCCTACACCGCCTGGGACCGGTGAAATGGCTGCTGCTTTCTTCTCGACAGCGGCAAAATCAACATCGCCGACCAATCGATAACCCTTGGGATGGGTCGCATCGGCAATCCGGTTGACGCCGACATCGATGACCACGCATCCCTCCTGCACCATTTCAGCCGTGATGGTGCCGGCTCTGCCGGATGCAACGATCAGGATCTCCGCCTGTCGAGTATGGTAGCCGAGATCTCGGGTGCCGGTATGACACAAAGTAACGGTGGCGTTGGCGCCCGGCTTTTTTTGCGCCAACATGACTGCAAGCGGCATTCCGACAATACCGCTGCGCCCGACGATGACGACATGTTTGCCGGCTGTGTCGATCCTTTCACGGATCAGC from bacterium encodes the following:
- the folD gene encoding bifunctional methylenetetrahydrofolate dehydrogenase/methenyltetrahydrofolate cyclohydrolase FolD; protein product: MAKIIDGNRIAQQVYREIEDQVRTLRIQGVQPCLAVILVGEDPASQVYVGRKQKACEQFGIVSRTLRRGADLSERELLQLIAELNADSSVHGILVQLPLPGSLSSSRVIQAISPDKDVDGFHPVNRGKLAAGEECYAPCTPAGIQEMLIRERIDTAGKHVVIVGRSGIVGMPLAVMLAQKKPGANATVTLCHTGTRDLGYHTRQAEILIVASGRAGTITAEMVQEGCVVIDVGVNRIADATHPKGYRLVGDVDFAAVEKKAAAISPVPGGVGPMTIAMLLKNTLQAARKQSAGNS
- a CDS encoding tetratricopeptide repeat protein, which encodes MTFDTAELVKSYPQVNLKTGQNLTELFQLLKEKYRGQAFRIDVKEAEGQKIVLTWYQQRPSVEAENLNKEALALARSRAYDKAIVLWRKALEMNPDEPDYYYNLALVNLEMKNLNQGLELCLDTLRVCPVYVRAYFVLGSIYSKIRQFQQSLHFLREGLLLQNSNILALVNLAAVHSIEKNYPEAIRIFERVISLSPKEPRAYLGLGKVYMAQNDADNASRCFKAVIKLDPSGNLGEIARKSLRAFTPAEQHSAESRNVSAGIEMNDENVEELYAEGFQYFIKGDYNAAIMAYKKYLGIKPAESDVWASLASCQLRTGRVKEAADSIRRAIAIAPNKPALFKQAAIIYDASQMPAETAEAAQKAIDLGKDDSVTLTLLGKSHTLEGKHQEAVKFLQEAIKLNPSNINARFHYALSLKALGQSDTARQQLEEILWVKTESPLKERAKQELQIP